In the genome of Haloarcula sp. CBA1129, one region contains:
- a CDS encoding inorganic phosphate transporter, with protein sequence MESLLTVAGVVVAVFVGFNIGGSSTGVAFGPAVGSRLVRKATAAMLFVVFGFLGAWTVGRNVIATMSSSIVPATQFTPLASVAVLFFTGLSLLISNLYGVPASTSMTAVGAIVGLGLATDTLNQALMFVIVSAWIVAPLISFTIGIVVGRYLYPYLDRYVAFTKFDLHFIQFDRSGTIPRPHLNNNASAQDIVGSLSVVVIACYMAFSAGASNAANAVAPLVGEGGSLTVDQGVMLAVVAFGLGSFTIARRTLETVGDDITELPILASLIVSIVGGTVITILSYFGIPASLAVSTTSTIIGLGWGRASRAATLAELATPTPEPPDMDIATGALVTSRVEEAPASPTIGDIARHEEPPETTEEVPDVPDVGAEESVDLDERSLFDPAAAKRIVMMWVLTPSLAVVASYPVFVYLS encoded by the coding sequence ATGGAGTCACTGCTAACCGTCGCAGGTGTCGTTGTCGCTGTATTCGTCGGGTTCAACATTGGTGGCTCGTCGACGGGGGTAGCGTTCGGTCCGGCGGTTGGCTCACGCCTCGTGCGGAAGGCAACCGCAGCGATGCTATTCGTGGTGTTTGGCTTCCTCGGTGCTTGGACCGTGGGTCGAAACGTTATCGCAACGATGAGCAGTAGTATCGTACCCGCGACCCAGTTCACCCCGCTTGCGAGCGTCGCCGTCCTGTTTTTCACCGGGCTGTCGCTACTCATTTCGAACCTCTACGGCGTTCCGGCCTCGACCTCAATGACCGCCGTTGGCGCCATCGTCGGGCTAGGTCTCGCGACGGATACGCTCAATCAGGCGCTAATGTTCGTTATCGTCTCAGCGTGGATTGTCGCCCCGCTGATAAGCTTCACCATCGGAATCGTAGTTGGTCGCTATCTATACCCGTATCTCGACCGCTACGTCGCGTTTACGAAGTTCGACCTCCACTTCATCCAATTCGACCGCTCAGGAACGATTCCGCGTCCGCATCTAAACAACAATGCGTCGGCGCAGGATATTGTCGGATCACTCTCGGTGGTCGTCATTGCCTGTTACATGGCATTCTCGGCGGGGGCATCAAACGCCGCGAACGCTGTGGCCCCCCTCGTTGGAGAAGGCGGGTCACTGACCGTAGATCAAGGGGTGATGCTCGCGGTGGTGGCTTTCGGTCTTGGCAGTTTCACCATCGCCCGCCGCACCTTGGAGACGGTTGGAGACGATATCACGGAGCTACCGATTCTGGCGTCACTGATCGTCTCCATTGTCGGTGGCACAGTCATCACGATTCTCTCCTACTTCGGCATTCCCGCAAGTCTTGCGGTAAGTACGACATCGACGATCATTGGACTCGGGTGGGGTCGTGCGAGTCGGGCAGCGACACTTGCGGAGTTGGCGACGCCGACACCTGAGCCTCCGGATATGGATATCGCGACAGGGGCGTTGGTCACCTCGCGCGTCGAAGAGGCCCCGGCTAGTCCGACAATCGGTGATATAGCCCGCCACGAAGAACCGCCCGAGACGACGGAGGAGGTCCCGGATGTGCCAGACGTCGGCGCAGAGGAATCGGTTGACCTCGACGAGCGAAGTCTCTTCGACCCAGCGGCGGCCAAGCGTATCGTCATGATGTGGGTTTTGACGCCCTCGCTAGCGGTTGTCGCCTCCTACCCGGTATTTGTATACCTGTCGTAA
- a CDS encoding VOC family protein — protein sequence MNARRIDHVHLRIPEDEIEHAIEFYQGLLGFPLEGFDDYERGETPIFHFRLSPDTIIHVRPTDEFVHPERENFDHLAIILNEDIKDVKQELEDAGVIIEREGTPDGATGEAPAIYVRDPFGYLIELKEPVATA from the coding sequence ATGAACGCACGACGCATCGACCACGTTCACCTCCGAATTCCGGAGGACGAGATCGAGCACGCAATCGAATTCTATCAAGGCCTCCTCGGGTTCCCGCTCGAAGGATTCGACGACTACGAACGGGGTGAGACGCCGATTTTCCACTTCCGGCTGTCACCAGACACGATTATCCACGTCAGACCGACCGACGAGTTCGTCCACCCCGAGCGGGAGAACTTCGACCATCTCGCAATCATCCTGAACGAGGACATCAAAGACGTCAAGCAGGAACTCGAGGACGCAGGAGTCATTATCGAGCGAGAAGGGACGCCCGACGGGGCGACCGGTGAAGCCCCAGCGATTTACGTTCGAGATCCGTTCGGCTACCTCATCGAACTCAAAGAACCCGTCGCGACAGCCTAA
- a CDS encoding tyrosine-type recombinase/integrase: protein MTETRYSTMGLADCESFYHESVVPTMENDGLDPATETPTYTWLNGEFPGFVKHLQRQLDLSPGQFYDEIGVPEADTTSGPFDFLSDNTQRAIEDYLDELSTRRGRADATIDTRRSILRRYAKIYTNIHDTKDLLAPLKNPDERVAEMDRVAATFDALDQLDDALTTLASRRKYVQDTRQFYKHMVMFGSATYNPLADLEIRFGWDRTPSWDNKALDRSAVKRLYAATADQRDRFIVVACCGWGLRPSEVASLHVRQLNLDPDDDSHPYIEFGDGERKNGPGTVALLAGLETARERIDALSSPDWNGYFLPSSASATGHLTAETVRRRFKSVAETADITVDGARPTPKTGRRFWYTTYGAAVRRVAERFEDVAAEQGSASAQVVLDNYLSESEARSHRRSEMRETLAGLFDE from the coding sequence ATGACTGAAACTCGCTACTCAACTATGGGCTTAGCTGACTGCGAGTCCTTCTATCATGAGAGCGTCGTGCCGACAATGGAAAACGACGGTCTGGATCCGGCCACTGAAACCCCCACGTACACATGGCTAAATGGCGAGTTCCCGGGATTCGTCAAGCACCTGCAACGGCAACTCGATCTGTCTCCGGGGCAGTTCTACGACGAGATCGGAGTACCAGAAGCCGACACTACATCAGGACCATTTGATTTCCTCTCTGACAACACACAGCGGGCCATTGAGGACTATCTTGATGAACTCTCGACTCGACGTGGGCGTGCTGACGCGACAATCGACACACGGCGGTCGATTCTACGACGCTACGCGAAAATATATACCAATATTCACGATACAAAAGATTTGCTCGCACCGCTGAAGAATCCCGACGAACGTGTTGCGGAGATGGACCGGGTGGCGGCGACGTTTGATGCGCTGGACCAACTGGACGATGCCCTGACGACGCTTGCGTCACGGCGTAAATACGTTCAGGACACACGGCAGTTCTACAAGCACATGGTGATGTTCGGAAGCGCCACGTACAATCCGCTAGCTGACCTCGAAATCCGGTTTGGATGGGATAGAACCCCGTCTTGGGACAACAAGGCACTCGATAGAAGCGCTGTCAAGCGCTTGTACGCGGCAACAGCTGATCAACGAGACCGATTTATCGTGGTCGCATGCTGCGGTTGGGGGCTTCGCCCGAGTGAAGTCGCATCGCTACATGTCCGACAGCTCAACCTCGATCCGGACGATGACTCCCATCCATACATCGAATTCGGTGACGGCGAGCGGAAAAACGGTCCGGGGACCGTGGCTCTGCTGGCCGGCTTGGAGACGGCCAGGGAACGCATCGACGCCCTCTCCAGCCCGGATTGGAACGGCTATTTCCTGCCCTCATCGGCGTCAGCTACCGGCCATTTGACTGCCGAAACTGTCCGTCGGCGGTTCAAATCGGTGGCCGAAACCGCCGATATCACCGTCGACGGCGCTCGACCGACGCCGAAAACGGGACGTCGATTCTGGTATACGACGTACGGCGCAGCTGTCAGACGGGTCGCCGAGCGGTTCGAAGACGTCGCGGCCGAGCAGGGGTCGGCTTCCGCACAGGTCGTCTTGGATAACTACCTTTCCGAGTCCGAGGCCCGGTCTCACCGACGGTCAGAGATGCGCGAGACGCTCGCGGGACTCTTTGACGAGTAG
- a CDS encoding IclR family transcriptional regulator: MAEHEPPTSSRQIKSIQTASEILREIQSQSEATLADLCDNVDVAKSTLHTYLQTLVAEGFIDKSDGVYRLGLRFIPLGESVRNRVDLYQIGKEEVERLAEETNEWVHLTVAYRNSEVTLCEHNGGETVAMDYQRRTRESPQYLHCTATGKALLAHFDEARVTEILATEELVQQTEKTITDPSELREALAEIRRRGYAINDEEEIRGMRSVGAPIHGVDGTVCGAISVTAPRMRLSGEYLYSDLPELVMEAANIIEINLESATARDE; encoded by the coding sequence ATGGCTGAACACGAACCGCCGACTTCTTCCCGACAGATCAAGTCGATTCAGACTGCTAGTGAAATCCTGCGCGAGATTCAGTCACAGTCCGAGGCGACACTTGCTGATCTCTGTGATAATGTAGATGTCGCGAAAAGTACGCTCCACACGTATTTACAGACACTTGTTGCTGAGGGCTTTATCGACAAATCAGACGGGGTATATCGGTTGGGGCTGCGGTTCATCCCACTCGGTGAAAGCGTGCGGAATCGAGTCGACCTTTATCAGATCGGAAAGGAAGAAGTAGAACGTCTAGCAGAGGAGACAAATGAGTGGGTCCATCTCACAGTCGCGTACCGGAACAGCGAGGTAACGTTGTGCGAGCATAACGGGGGAGAAACTGTCGCCATGGACTATCAACGTCGGACTAGGGAGTCCCCACAGTATCTCCACTGTACTGCAACAGGAAAAGCGCTGCTGGCACACTTCGATGAAGCCAGAGTCACTGAAATATTGGCTACTGAAGAGCTCGTTCAGCAGACAGAGAAAACGATTACTGACCCCAGCGAGCTTCGTGAAGCACTCGCAGAGATTCGAAGGAGGGGGTACGCGATAAACGATGAAGAGGAAATCCGGGGAATGCGGTCCGTGGGCGCTCCGATACATGGCGTGGACGGGACAGTCTGTGGTGCAATCAGTGTGACCGCACCGAGAATGCGACTGTCCGGTGAATATCTCTACAGTGACCTTCCAGAGTTAGTAATGGAAGCGGCAAACATCATCGAGATTAATTTGGAGTCTGCAACCGCCCGAGATGAATAG
- a CDS encoding ParA family protein, which produces MLTYTVYSEAGGVGKTTMAANLAVADARAGHDVLAIDMDPQEGSLSFLFDVADHRTDSEADSLVRHLVERPRGPFADLIETSEGVDVLPAHNSLEVLSKHLRRREEEAADFGENWNPNVQLLRVLKDAGVPSEYDTVIIDPPATADVKLYNALHATRHLVIPFEPSGKGQQSVEGLADLVTGLEDTLDINVGVLAAVPNRFKGTNDQEEMLKRLRAESYDIPVVFRERTSLLEGCWRKQCSAFKYIEEHRSRERDYELETLEQFEELAAHLRQTREQEATA; this is translated from the coding sequence ATGCTGACCTACACCGTGTACAGTGAGGCCGGCGGTGTCGGCAAGACAACGATGGCGGCGAACCTCGCTGTCGCCGATGCCCGCGCCGGTCACGACGTACTGGCAATCGATATGGACCCACAGGAGGGGAGCCTCTCGTTCCTGTTCGATGTCGCGGACCACCGAACGGACTCGGAGGCTGACAGTCTGGTCCGACACCTCGTCGAACGGCCACGGGGGCCGTTCGCTGACCTCATTGAAACCTCCGAAGGTGTCGATGTCCTTCCCGCACACAACTCGCTGGAGGTACTTTCGAAACATCTACGGCGTCGTGAGGAGGAAGCAGCGGACTTCGGTGAGAACTGGAACCCGAATGTTCAGCTCCTTCGTGTCCTAAAGGACGCGGGCGTTCCGTCTGAGTATGACACTGTCATTATCGACCCGCCGGCAACCGCGGACGTGAAACTGTACAACGCGTTGCACGCGACGCGGCACCTCGTCATCCCGTTCGAACCAAGCGGGAAGGGCCAACAGTCCGTCGAAGGTCTGGCGGATCTCGTTACCGGACTTGAAGACACGCTGGATATCAATGTTGGCGTGTTAGCTGCTGTACCGAACCGATTCAAAGGAACTAACGATCAAGAAGAGATGCTCAAACGGCTCCGTGCAGAGTCGTATGATATCCCTGTTGTCTTCCGTGAGCGAACGTCCTTGCTCGAAGGGTGTTGGCGAAAACAGTGCTCAGCGTTCAAATATATCGAAGAACACCGGAGCCGGGAACGTGACTACGAACTCGAAACCTTGGAGCAGTTCGAAGAATTGGCTGCGCATCTCCGTCAGACTCGCGAACAGGAGGCAACAGCATGA
- a CDS encoding Na+/H+ antiporter NhaC family protein, whose amino-acid sequence MSSEFDIKLYDDIDPEDRPSLVEALIPIIGMLTALGIGIGIYGLDPQFPLLWGIAFTGLFSYYRFDISWDEMYTGITHTLLMGIQVVFILFIVYALISTWIQAGTIPTLMYYGLDLLHPIVFLPLTAIITAAITFAIGSSWTAAGTLGVAFIGIGSGLGLPEPMTAGAILTGAYTGDKQSPLSDTTNLASAVTNTDLYDHINAMRAGTFLAFSIAVLLYAGLGIRASGAIPVDRIAEIQTALTGSFTISPLAFFPLLVTFGLAIYGISAIPALGAGVFAGAITSAVLQGNSFTSVWTVAQSGTSPETGMELVNGLLSSGGMVGGAWAVTIAIAALALGGLFECTGIIAVLAYHLGRLSNSVGSLTGITVLSSVSMNVLAAEQYISIVVPGVTLGSLYEEKGLKTENLSRAIESSGTVTSALIPWNSGAVFMAGTLGVSTFQYAPYYFLGFLSPLILILMGVTGWQITYTETEAESHTTGNVAAPADSD is encoded by the coding sequence ATGAGCTCTGAATTCGACATCAAGCTGTACGACGACATTGACCCCGAAGACCGACCTTCTCTGGTGGAGGCGCTGATACCGATTATCGGGATGCTAACAGCACTGGGCATCGGTATCGGAATCTACGGGCTTGACCCGCAGTTCCCACTCCTCTGGGGTATTGCCTTCACCGGGCTGTTCAGTTACTATCGGTTCGACATATCTTGGGACGAGATGTATACAGGTATCACACACACGCTGCTGATGGGCATTCAGGTCGTGTTCATCCTCTTTATTGTCTATGCGCTCATTTCGACTTGGATACAGGCTGGAACGATTCCGACGCTCATGTACTACGGCCTTGACCTGCTGCACCCAATAGTGTTCCTTCCGCTCACAGCGATCATTACTGCAGCGATAACGTTCGCCATCGGGTCATCGTGGACTGCAGCGGGGACCCTTGGTGTTGCCTTCATCGGGATCGGGTCTGGGCTCGGACTCCCTGAGCCGATGACCGCGGGAGCAATCCTAACAGGTGCATACACGGGAGACAAGCAGTCACCACTCTCGGACACAACAAACCTCGCTTCGGCGGTGACGAACACCGATCTGTACGATCACATCAACGCGATGCGCGCGGGCACTTTCTTGGCCTTCTCGATTGCCGTCCTCCTGTACGCTGGCCTCGGGATACGCGCGTCGGGAGCCATCCCTGTGGACCGGATCGCCGAGATTCAGACCGCGCTCACGGGGTCGTTCACGATCTCTCCGCTTGCTTTCTTCCCGCTTCTCGTCACATTTGGGCTGGCGATATACGGCATCTCTGCGATTCCAGCCCTCGGTGCTGGTGTCTTCGCCGGCGCGATAACGTCAGCCGTCCTTCAGGGGAACTCATTCACGTCGGTCTGGACCGTTGCACAGAGCGGCACAAGTCCGGAAACGGGAATGGAACTGGTAAACGGACTCCTCTCGAGCGGTGGGATGGTCGGCGGTGCATGGGCGGTGACAATTGCTATCGCCGCGCTTGCACTCGGCGGCCTGTTCGAGTGCACTGGGATTATCGCTGTCTTGGCATATCACCTTGGTCGGCTCAGCAACAGCGTCGGCAGTCTCACCGGCATCACGGTTCTGTCGTCAGTCTCAATGAACGTCCTTGCGGCAGAACAGTACATCAGTATCGTTGTCCCCGGCGTGACGCTTGGAAGTCTCTACGAAGAGAAGGGGCTCAAGACAGAGAACCTCTCCCGAGCAATTGAGTCTTCCGGCACCGTCACGAGTGCGCTCATTCCGTGGAATAGCGGAGCGGTGTTCATGGCTGGAACTCTCGGCGTCAGTACGTTCCAGTACGCGCCCTACTACTTCTTGGGCTTTCTCTCGCCGCTCATCCTCATTCTCATGGGAGTGACCGGCTGGCAAATCACATATACCGAAACTGAGGCAGAAAGCCATACAACGGGTAATGTTGCTGCACCGGCAGACAGTGACTGA
- a CDS encoding NAD(P)/FAD-dependent oxidoreductase, which produces MRISIVGGGFAGLAAAQLAEEVTSDVRLYDKGTYSGDRRGAWGEMVWDYSQLPLGRHVPGYVREANTGIFVGSDGKTVINVPDGVILNRGELEKHWAGTLKQTEIVEDAEVDEAEFRRLSTEADLLIDATGQFPISSRFTSLSYDVACPTLSGRIEADFSHLYPEPRALAYENYFLWIVPQSPGEATVGLGCREDKSPAQLYADMQEVLAEVDIEPPEREALYSGTDVSNGLRSISDCSYELNDCTVHIAGDALGLANRLTGFGMVHAAQSGRAAVRSFVQEESYKRRLLCQNFWTKAVTGVVSPIHHSIGLEGIARLSKGEIEYQESFEPQQPADILSAVRTFV; this is translated from the coding sequence ATGAGGATTTCTATCGTCGGTGGGGGATTCGCTGGATTAGCAGCTGCACAACTGGCTGAAGAGGTCACTTCGGACGTACGACTCTATGATAAGGGTACATACAGTGGCGATCGGAGAGGCGCGTGGGGCGAAATGGTCTGGGACTATTCACAGTTGCCACTAGGTCGACACGTCCCGGGATACGTCAGAGAAGCTAATACTGGAATATTTGTCGGGTCTGACGGGAAGACCGTAATAAACGTCCCTGATGGTGTGATACTGAACAGAGGGGAGTTAGAAAAACACTGGGCAGGGACGCTCAAGCAAACAGAGATCGTAGAGGACGCAGAAGTCGACGAAGCGGAGTTTCGGAGGCTATCTACGGAAGCAGATCTGTTGATTGATGCTACCGGGCAGTTCCCGATCTCAAGCCGATTCACGTCCCTGTCGTATGACGTGGCATGTCCGACGCTGAGCGGGAGGATTGAGGCCGACTTCTCCCACTTGTATCCGGAACCAAGGGCACTCGCATACGAGAACTACTTCCTCTGGATTGTGCCACAGTCACCGGGGGAAGCGACTGTCGGACTCGGGTGTCGAGAAGACAAATCCCCTGCGCAACTATACGCGGATATGCAAGAGGTGCTTGCGGAAGTCGATATTGAGCCACCAGAACGCGAGGCTCTGTACAGTGGGACCGATGTCTCAAACGGCCTGCGAAGTATCTCGGACTGCTCGTACGAATTAAACGACTGCACGGTCCATATCGCGGGGGATGCCCTCGGGTTGGCGAACCGGCTGACAGGGTTCGGGATGGTACATGCGGCACAGTCCGGCCGGGCCGCTGTGAGATCCTTCGTGCAAGAGGAATCGTATAAGCGGCGGTTGTTGTGCCAAAACTTCTGGACGAAAGCTGTCACTGGTGTGGTCTCTCCTATCCATCACAGCATCGGGTTGGAAGGGATCGCTCGTCTATCGAAGGGGGAGATTGAGTATCAGGAGAGCTTCGAACCGCAGCAGCCTGCAGATATTCTAAGCGCTGTTCGAACCTTCGTATAG
- a CDS encoding DUF4864 domain-containing protein — translation MSEREYPVASLPTPSETYSPDEAIAIQLAALETNGDPYENAGIMTAYNFAAPANRRSTGPLDRLIAMVRSPQYRPMLNFAEAVRGPVERNGNYADQRVTITGPGGRTVTYEFGLSVQSVGEFRGCWQTDRVVVI, via the coding sequence ATGTCTGAACGTGAGTACCCGGTGGCTAGCCTTCCGACGCCCAGTGAGACGTACAGCCCCGACGAGGCCATAGCCATCCAGCTTGCTGCGCTGGAAACAAACGGTGACCCGTACGAAAACGCGGGCATCATGACAGCGTACAATTTCGCCGCCCCAGCCAACCGCCGCTCGACTGGCCCGCTTGACCGGCTCATAGCCATGGTCCGGTCACCGCAGTACCGCCCGATGCTTAATTTTGCGGAGGCTGTGCGAGGCCCCGTCGAGCGGAACGGGAACTACGCTGACCAGCGGGTAACAATTACAGGGCCGGGTGGGCGAACAGTCACGTATGAGTTCGGCCTGTCAGTGCAGTCCGTCGGCGAGTTCCGGGGATGCTGGCAGACCGACCGTGTTGTCGTGATCTGA
- a CDS encoding PAS domain-containing protein translates to MAALRDALVEVMLLDEAGFRRRLPGLVDTHQLRSVGPKPVDRSVTARLRDLDGFEPRSVTEFERERIARMACLDTVPLGLTLTGPAYQDNPLRYATQTFRELTGYSLAALRGENLRLLQGPATDQEAVATLQEGIDIWEQRTVELWNYRADGTRFKNRVTIVPLTGPDGSVTNWLGVQKAIGTADS, encoded by the coding sequence ATGGCCGCACTCAGGGACGCACTTGTTGAAGTTATGCTGCTTGACGAAGCGGGGTTTCGCCGTCGGCTCCCGGGACTCGTCGACACACATCAGCTACGGAGTGTTGGCCCAAAACCCGTCGACAGGTCAGTGACGGCCCGTCTTCGAGACCTCGATGGGTTTGAACCTCGCTCCGTGACTGAGTTTGAGCGAGAACGTATCGCCAGAATGGCCTGTCTCGACACGGTGCCGCTGGGTTTGACACTCACCGGACCCGCGTATCAGGATAACCCACTCCGATATGCGACACAGACGTTCAGAGAGCTGACGGGCTACTCGCTTGCGGCACTCCGCGGCGAGAACCTTCGACTTCTACAAGGGCCGGCAACGGATCAAGAGGCGGTCGCGACACTTCAGGAGGGGATCGATATCTGGGAACAGCGAACAGTCGAACTATGGAACTACCGGGCGGACGGCACCCGGTTCAAAAACCGAGTGACAATAGTGCCACTCACCGGCCCTGATGGCTCTGTCACGAACTGGCTCGGGGTGCAGAAAGCCATCGGCACGGCGGATAGCTGA
- a CDS encoding DUF3592 domain-containing protein: MKVPLGITTLHLSQRSALLLLLAIGLLGFGGYDYVQQSQAINNGVAVQATITDAHVDRMEGGRGIDYEPEIHYTYQYQEETYTGEQVFPSTRTRTYSARSEAESVVESYEPGTTVRAYVSPADPTDAFLIRERTPWPLQAITVGGLLSVIGVLAGLGAPNPGQQELRPAREVQPAPRETGGDSHGETIHGLSKQVLGACFVGFWLSMVALVFGLLNTPGEFGGPPQEIQAELLGPVGLPMLAGFSFWVGMILSLCLYGVWSFTEYQQLRRRLPEPKAPSPFRRPSRLVTILGTENSDLSEYGQRVRLTGWAIMMAAGMTATLVHLLYTAS, from the coding sequence ATGAAGGTCCCGCTCGGAATCACGACCCTCCACCTTTCACAGCGGAGTGCACTTCTACTGCTCCTCGCCATCGGCCTTCTCGGGTTCGGGGGGTACGACTACGTCCAGCAATCACAGGCGATCAACAACGGCGTTGCCGTTCAGGCAACCATCACTGACGCCCATGTCGACCGAATGGAAGGGGGTCGGGGGATCGACTACGAGCCGGAGATTCACTACACGTACCAGTATCAAGAAGAGACGTACACCGGCGAACAGGTGTTTCCAAGTACGCGCACTCGGACGTACTCCGCCCGCTCGGAGGCAGAGTCGGTAGTCGAGTCATACGAACCGGGGACAACGGTCCGCGCGTACGTTTCACCAGCCGACCCGACCGATGCATTCCTGATTCGGGAGCGGACGCCGTGGCCACTACAAGCCATCACTGTCGGTGGTCTCCTCTCAGTCATCGGCGTACTGGCTGGGCTAGGGGCCCCGAATCCGGGCCAGCAGGAGCTTCGCCCAGCACGCGAGGTGCAGCCAGCGCCACGTGAGACAGGGGGTGACAGCCACGGCGAGACCATCCATGGGCTTTCGAAACAGGTGCTCGGCGCCTGCTTTGTCGGCTTTTGGTTGTCGATGGTCGCGCTGGTGTTCGGCCTTCTCAACACCCCCGGTGAGTTCGGAGGGCCGCCACAGGAGATACAGGCAGAACTTCTGGGACCGGTCGGTCTCCCGATGCTCGCAGGATTCAGCTTCTGGGTCGGGATGATCCTCTCACTGTGTCTGTACGGTGTCTGGTCGTTTACCGAGTACCAGCAGCTCCGACGACGACTTCCCGAGCCGAAAGCGCCAAGTCCGTTCAGGCGGCCGAGTCGGCTTGTCACGATACTTGGAACCGAGAACAGTGATTTGAGCGAGTATGGCCAGCGTGTCCGGCTGACTGGCTGGGCGATTATGATGGCTGCCGGGATGACGGCGACACTGGTGCATCTCCTCTACACTGCAAGCTGA
- a CDS encoding peroxiredoxin family protein, with the protein MKALTEPMLVQIVVYVATPARVLPTAASLSATESDKLVLPLVICVWGATVLQMITEGEAAPDFSLRGFYEGEFGTHQLSDYTTAGEWVLLTFYAFDFNPVCTSGMCSLRDAEFLQFEDNLTVLGISGDGPYAHRQFAQNHNINYPLLADTSREVGEAYGVLLDDYEESPRIHQRSAFLIDPDQTVQLVVTIDAEDPEEISVGPLVEAIRTVRG; encoded by the coding sequence ATGAAAGCACTGACCGAGCCAATGCTCGTACAGATAGTCGTCTACGTTGCCACGCCCGCGCGGGTACTCCCAACAGCGGCGTCTCTGAGCGCGACGGAGAGTGACAAACTGGTGCTACCGCTGGTCATATGTGTCTGGGGTGCCACTGTGTTACAAATGATCACGGAAGGAGAAGCGGCTCCGGACTTTTCGCTTCGTGGCTTCTACGAGGGTGAGTTCGGAACCCATCAGCTGAGCGACTATACAACTGCGGGTGAATGGGTCTTGCTCACTTTCTACGCATTCGATTTCAACCCGGTCTGTACGTCTGGAATGTGCTCGCTACGAGACGCTGAGTTCCTTCAATTTGAGGACAATCTGACCGTCCTCGGCATTTCCGGCGACGGCCCATATGCCCACCGACAGTTCGCCCAGAACCACAATATAAATTATCCGCTGCTGGCGGACACTAGCCGCGAAGTTGGAGAGGCATATGGTGTCCTGCTGGACGATTACGAAGAGTCCCCGCGCATTCACCAACGGTCTGCGTTCCTCATCGACCCGGACCAGACCGTCCAACTGGTAGTCACAATTGACGCCGAAGATCCAGAAGAGATTTCAGTGGGACCCCTCGTCGAAGCAATTCGAACAGTCCGCGGTTGA